In Halosegnis marinus, one genomic interval encodes:
- the tmk gene encoding dTMP kinase has protein sequence MLVTLEGIDGAGKSTVLSALGHAYPDAVTTCEPTDSWYGDAVNRSIGDDDSDPLAELFLFVADHADHLSRVVRPALDEGKLVVSDRYVDSRIAYQGESLRGEVKRPMEYVRGVHAPFTRMPDATLYFDVDPETGAERAGATNKMEHADFLAGVRANYERLVESEPERFVRIDAERSPEEVLDATEDALERVLAR, from the coding sequence CGTCACGCTCGAAGGTATCGACGGCGCCGGCAAGAGCACGGTGCTCTCGGCGCTCGGCCACGCCTACCCCGACGCCGTGACCACCTGCGAGCCGACGGACTCGTGGTACGGCGACGCCGTGAACCGCTCCATCGGCGACGACGACTCCGACCCGCTCGCGGAGCTGTTCCTCTTCGTCGCTGACCACGCCGACCACCTCTCGCGGGTCGTCCGCCCCGCGCTCGACGAGGGGAAACTCGTCGTCTCCGACCGCTACGTGGACTCCCGTATCGCCTACCAGGGCGAGTCGCTGCGCGGCGAGGTGAAGCGCCCGATGGAGTACGTCCGCGGCGTCCACGCCCCGTTCACCCGGATGCCCGACGCCACGCTCTACTTCGACGTGGACCCGGAGACGGGCGCCGAGCGGGCGGGCGCGACCAACAAGATGGAACACGCCGACTTCCTCGCCGGCGTGCGGGCGAACTACGAACGGCTCGTCGAGTCGGAGCCGGAGCGGTTCGTCCGCATCGACGCGGAGCGCTCGCCCGAGGAGGTGCTCGACGCGACGGAGGACGCGCTCGAGCGCGTGCTGGCGCGCTGA
- a CDS encoding NUDIX hydrolase → MFPDAPHEPHVLRLPPERLDALEAWAVGGTGLAAAARVRDPDGRLALIENAWTDGPFLPGGGVEPGERPREAARREVREETGLDAEVGDPLVVLDQSYRTPADEERFAAAFVVFAATAAGEIPPAPALGVTDDEIRAAGWYDGLPADFHERDLLAPYLCR, encoded by the coding sequence GTGTTCCCCGACGCCCCGCACGAACCGCACGTCCTCCGACTCCCGCCCGAGCGCCTCGACGCGCTCGAAGCGTGGGCCGTCGGGGGCACGGGCCTCGCCGCGGCGGCCCGCGTCCGCGACCCCGACGGGCGGCTGGCGCTCATCGAGAACGCGTGGACGGACGGCCCCTTCCTCCCCGGCGGCGGGGTCGAACCGGGCGAACGGCCCCGCGAGGCCGCCCGCCGCGAGGTGCGCGAGGAGACGGGACTCGACGCCGAGGTGGGCGACCCGCTCGTCGTGCTCGACCAGTCGTACCGGACCCCGGCCGACGAGGAGCGGTTCGCCGCGGCGTTCGTCGTCTTCGCCGCGACGGCGGCGGGAGAGATACCGCCCGCCCCGGCGCTCGGCGTCACGGACGACGAGATACGCGCCGCCGGGTGGTACGACGGCCTGCCCGCCGACTTCCACGAGCGCGACCTGCTCGCGCCGTACCTGTGTCGGTGA
- a CDS encoding DUF255 domain-containing protein: protein MRDDTLVEWREWGPEAFAEAERAGKPLLLSLSASWCVACDEMDRTTYADPRLAGHLKDGFVPVRVDVDRHPRARERYNMGGFPSTVFCTPGGRIITGAGYMTPDGLRSAIDTVRETWDAKGAEAGRVPRALRDPDPPAGPVTADIEAHFVEQVAAAFDEEFGGWGTDAKFPLPRTVEFAAKRDTDRAARTLDAVRTHLYDTYDGGFYRYATNRNWGGELHREKLLDENAALVRAFATGYLHTGEDAYRETAEGTVEYLTNDLWTGDAFAGSQAGGDYYTMAPSARESAEPPVVDDTVYADRNGLAADALFRFGAYTDDERATRYAERATDRVLDTLVADGEVTHFDGEDAESGLLLDTARVLLGLTAGVQATGEDRYLDAARDVADSLLGLQADDGAFLDGPAEGVGLLDRPLRPLDANVEAADALLDLAALAGEDRYREAATDALGAFAGAYPRMGAEVAGYGAVCARAVYDPLVVETPPAGTDLHRAAWRVADHEKVVVPGDREEAVVVRGDHRSAPASTPDDLMARAAEARPEDVIGE, encoded by the coding sequence ATGCGAGACGACACGCTCGTGGAGTGGCGCGAGTGGGGCCCCGAGGCGTTCGCCGAGGCCGAGCGCGCGGGCAAACCCCTCCTGCTGTCGCTGTCGGCGTCGTGGTGCGTCGCCTGCGACGAGATGGACCGGACGACCTACGCCGACCCGCGGCTGGCCGGACACCTGAAGGACGGGTTCGTCCCGGTGCGCGTCGATGTGGACCGACACCCCCGCGCCCGCGAGCGGTACAACATGGGCGGCTTCCCCTCGACGGTGTTCTGTACGCCCGGCGGCCGTATCATCACCGGGGCGGGCTACATGACGCCCGACGGCCTGCGCTCGGCCATCGACACCGTCCGCGAGACGTGGGACGCGAAGGGGGCCGAGGCGGGCCGCGTGCCCCGGGCCCTGCGCGACCCCGACCCGCCGGCCGGCCCCGTCACCGCCGACATCGAGGCGCACTTCGTCGAGCAGGTCGCCGCGGCCTTCGACGAGGAGTTCGGCGGGTGGGGGACGGACGCGAAGTTCCCGCTCCCCCGGACGGTCGAGTTCGCGGCCAAGCGCGACACCGACCGCGCGGCCCGGACCCTCGACGCGGTCCGGACCCACCTGTACGACACCTACGACGGCGGCTTCTACCGCTACGCGACGAACCGCAACTGGGGCGGCGAACTCCACCGCGAGAAACTGCTGGACGAGAACGCCGCGCTCGTGCGCGCGTTCGCCACCGGCTACCTCCACACCGGCGAGGACGCCTACCGCGAGACCGCCGAGGGCACCGTCGAGTACCTCACGAACGACCTCTGGACGGGCGACGCCTTCGCCGGGTCGCAGGCCGGCGGCGACTACTACACGATGGCCCCCTCCGCCCGCGAGAGCGCGGAGCCGCCGGTCGTCGACGACACGGTCTACGCCGACCGGAACGGACTCGCTGCGGACGCGCTGTTCCGCTTCGGCGCGTACACCGACGACGAACGCGCGACCCGGTACGCCGAGCGCGCGACCGACCGCGTGCTCGACACGCTCGTCGCGGACGGCGAGGTGACGCACTTCGACGGCGAGGACGCCGAATCCGGCCTCCTGCTCGACACGGCGCGGGTCCTGCTCGGCCTGACGGCGGGCGTACAGGCGACCGGCGAGGACCGCTACCTCGACGCCGCGCGCGACGTGGCCGACTCGCTGCTCGGCCTCCAGGCGGACGACGGCGCCTTCCTCGACGGGCCGGCCGAGGGCGTCGGCCTGCTCGACCGCCCGCTCCGCCCGCTCGACGCGAACGTCGAGGCGGCGGACGCCCTGCTCGACCTCGCGGCGCTCGCGGGCGAGGACCGCTATCGCGAGGCCGCGACCGACGCGCTCGGCGCGTTCGCCGGGGCGTACCCGCGGATGGGCGCGGAGGTGGCCGGCTACGGGGCCGTCTGTGCCCGTGCCGTCTACGACCCGCTCGTCGTGGAGACGCCGCCGGCCGGCACCGACCTCCACCGCGCGGCGTGGCGCGTCGCCGACCACGAGAAGGTCGTCGTCCCCGGCGACCGCGAGGAGGCCGTCGTCGTCCGGGGCGACCACCGCTCCGCGCCCGCCTCGACCCCCGACGACCTGATGGCGCGGGCCGCCGAGGCCCGCCCCGAGGACGTCATCGGCGAGTAG